The Helicobacter cetorum MIT 00-7128 region ACACGAAATTGTTAAAGACTATACTTACGAGAGCATTGCTAAAGAATTTTTAAAAGAGATTGAGTAATAACTACATCAAAAATTAGATAAGTCATACTATTTTCAATTATAGTGTATAATTTAAAAACTCTCAAGGCAACCATATGGAATTGATAAAAATAGAAATTTCAAACTTTAGGTCTATAAATTGAACAATTTTTCTTGTCGCTTAAGAAGCCCTCCACATAGAATTAATTCTCTGTCTTTTGTTTAAACAAATTCAGTTCTTTTATCAGCACATGCATATTGGTATAACTATTAAAATTTTTAAGGTCTTTTTCCAAATCTATTTCTAACAATTTAAACTCTTTTTTAAATTTTTTCTCTATCTTTTCAGCATGTTCTACAGCTATTGTCAATCTTGCCTTATTGCCACTTCTTTCTTCAATAAGTTTTCTAAATTTATCTTTACTATAATCTCCTTTAGAATAATCACGACAATACTTCTTTTTTACTTCACTAACAAGCCATTCACTGCCATAGAAAGGCTTATTATGACAATATTCAAAATGCAACAATATCCAAAATTCAAAACAAGGTTTAGATATAATAGGTTTCATTCTATTCTCTTTAGTTTCTTGTAGGGCTTTCTCAAGTGTTTCATGTTTATCCACATCCATCACACAAAATACTTTGTCAAAATTCTCTCCTCTATTTTTTGCAGTATTTAATATTTGCGATGGACTAGAATGTTTTGCAGGAATAACGCGAACTATATCTTTAGGTCTAAGATAGTCTTTTAAAGCCAAAAAATAATTAGGCTCTGTTTTTTCTCCTTCACAGACAATTAAAACCCTCGATTTTTGTTCTTGGCTAGGGTTTTTTCTAGACTCTTGTTTGCGTGCCCTTCTTTTTTTAAACAATTCATCACTGCCCATCAAACTGTTCCAAAATCATATCTAAATAGGGAATTGCACCAAAACGCCCTTCTAGGTAAAGTTTTTCAATATCTCGTGTCTCTTTTCTAATAAAGAAATCACTCAATGGATAAAGCTTTGTGGCGCTGTATTGCTTTTCGCAAAACCAAATTTGGTCTTTTCTAAAAATATTTTTACGAAGCAAAGATGTTGCATGGGTATTAAAAATAAGTTGAGCATTATTAGCATTAAAACTACTATGAAAATAATCTATAATGCGCTCACAAAGCAAAGGGTGTAAACCAGCATCTATCTCATCTACAACTAGTATATTTCCCTTTTCAAATGAGTCCATCATAGGCCCTAGAAAGGCAAAAAGTTTTTGTGTGCCATTTGATTCCTTCCCAAGAGGTAAGAAAGCTTGTTGCCCATTCTCGTTAGCATGTAAAAAATTGGCCTGTTTAATTTCCTTTTTTTCATTAACAAATTGTTCAAAAAAATGTTTAATGAGAGCATCTTTTTCTTTTTCTTTCTCAAAACTTTCTTTGAGCTTTTCCGTATTGACTGTTTTTATTTTTATATCCTTGATCCCTATGTCAGCACTTTTTAGCCATTGTAAAATTCTTTGTTTTGATTCTTCTTTTCCTTCTAAGCATTGCTCTATACTAAATTCTGGATCAAACCCTTTCATACTCATAAACTTTAATTTATGAGAAAACCACGCATATACTTTCTGTAATTGGGAGTTGTTATTTTGGTCGCCAATAGATAGAAAGAGCGCGTTGTCTCTTGTTGCTTGTTGCAAAAGAGTTCCTTTTTTAAGGTTGTTGCCAATTTTCCATTCATACTTTTGACTCTTTTCTTGATAAATACGCTGAAACCAGCATTGTTCGCGTCCCTTAGGATAGGCAAAAAGCCATTCTTCTAAAATACGCTCCTTACAATAAGCAAATCCATATTGATATTTAATATTTTCTTGAATAAAAGTTACTTCAAATTCTGTAGGCTCATTGTTCTTAAAGATAGAGGGATCGAAAGATAAAGGAGTATCAGAATTGTTCCTTGCACTTTCCAATACGATTTCTCGCATAATATATAATGCTCCAACAAAATTTGTTTTTCCAGAAGCATTAGCCCCATAAATAGCCGTTGTTTTTAGCAAACGCTCTTTTTTATGTGTATCGGTTACAAAAGTATATCTTTCTCTTTCGTCTGGTTGAGAATTTGCACTCATCAATAGCGTTTGTTCTTCTTCAAAAGAACAGAAATTTTTAAGTCTAAAGCTAATCAGCATACTTTATTTCCATTTTTGAACTATTTTAGTTCCAAATTTTAACATTTTTTGTTAAAACTACTATTAAGGTTTAACATTGATGCCATTTTATAGATTTTCAAATTTTTGTTTTTTAGATATCATTTCTATGTGTCATTGCATAAAAGTCTTTTTGTGTAAATTTCTTAAGCCTTAAACATTATTCAGTTTATTTAATATATACTTTAGTCTATTGACTAATTTTTTTATATCTCGTTCATTTGTTTTCAATACAAGCAATAATCTTGTCATCTTTATTAAAACAACAAAGTATGTAGATATCAATAATACAAGGCATAGTTTCAATCTTCTTGGTCTAATCACTGGAATTTTTAGGGGTGTTTTATCCTTTGACAAATTTTCCTATTTTTTTATTTAGTCCATCCTGTGGTAACTTGCTTAGTGCTTTTTACTTTGCTTTGTATAGTTTCTGTTCTGCCTAAAGAATGCAAGGGGAAACTTATCTTTTTAAAATAATTTCGTAAAATAAAATTCCCTTTCTTATCTATTCCAACATAATGGTTAAGTCTTGGTAGGTAAATTATGGGGATTGCAAAAATACCACCAACAATGGTGCTTTGAATAATCTCAAAATATCCCTTACTAACTTTAAAAACACTTAAAATCGAATCAATCTTAAGTATATTGGCTATATATTTTGTAATGTCAACATTGAGTTCAAAATAAGAAGATAAAAAGCCTAATAAAATAGGAATAATTATGTATGATAAAATAATAAAAATACTCAGATAGTCATTTTCATAGTAACGAACGTATTGACCCAATTTTTTGAGTTCTTTTCTATATTGATTTAAAGTTAATTCAGACACTTTCTCTCCCTAATTTTATATCGTAGTATCTTGTAAAGCATTTTTATAATCATCGCCCCTAAATTGATAAGTGCCATTATAGATTTGAGCCGTTAAGACATTTTTAATTTGATTGAGCTTAACTCCCTTTAAGGCTGATAAAGGAACTTCTACTACTAATTGATTTAGTGATTGGTCGCTTAAAGGGTTATTTATATCAAAGATAAAGCTATAATGCTTATTCAAGCTGTTGTATCTCACATCTTTAATCAACGCATAAATAAGAGATAAGTTCTCAACTTGACCTATAGCTGTTACTATGTTGTTAGATAACTCAGCACTCACATTTTCAAGTTGCATCATAAGGTCTCTATCGTCAATAAAACAATAACCTGCGTTAGTGTCAAATTCCGTTGCTTTTAAAACACTATCTAATGAAAAGGGGTTTTTAGTATTGAACCTAGACACAACTCTACCTACTCTACCCAATTGACCTCCATTTACTTTATGATAATGGTTTCCACCGAGTTTTGCTTTAATAGATTTTATTGTTACATTGTCAATAGACACAGCTCTATAAGACTTTCTCATAAAAGCAAAAGGAATAGTCTTTCTGAATGTCTCAGAGTAGTTTTTTAAGAATTTAGGAGAATTAGGACTTTCTACATTTTGGTCTATGTTAATATGGTTAGCAACCTTAACTCTTTGACCCCTTTTATAAGGTAGATATTCCGCTCCTTCTTTTTTCTGATAGAAAGCGTATTTTAAAGGGGTTGTAAAACACAAAAACCCTTCAGTGCTGTTACTCTTAGAATATAAAACACTATCTTGCTCGTATTTATACCCTAACTCTTTAAGAACCCCTAATAAATTAACCCCCTCTTGTAAAGCATAAATAAGAAAGCTAGGCTCTTTGCTACCTTGATAAATGCCATTCACTTTGATGTAACCTATTTTAGGGTATAATGCTTTAATATCAGCTTCTAAGTTTCTATTCCTTTGGGTATTTTCCTCATCGCTAACTAAATATTTTTTAGGAATATCAGCCCTGCCACTATAATACTCAACTATTTTATCAGTGGCTTTATCAAACCCTAAATCTGACCATAGCGATAACTTAAAATCTCTGTTTGCTGATATACAACCGCACTCATCATTATACAGATGTTTATAAAGACGAGATACCCCAAGAGCTGTTATGTTGTATTTTTCTCTCTCACTAAGCTCATCAAATGTTTTTAAATTAGGGTTATTCATAGCTTCACTCATAGTCATACTAGAAGTCAAACCAGCTTTAACCTTATAATCAGCCATAGCTTTAATAAGAGAGTTGCTTACCCTATCAGTGTTAATTCTAAAATTTTTCATAATTACTGCTCCTTTTAAAAATCCCAAAGATTATCTAAGTTTTCAGCACCTTTCTTATGTTTAAGTGCTTCAATCTTTCTTTTTACTAGATTT contains the following coding sequences:
- a CDS encoding RloB family protein, whose protein sequence is MGSDELFKKRRARKQESRKNPSQEQKSRVLIVCEGEKTEPNYFLALKDYLRPKDIVRVIPAKHSSPSQILNTAKNRGENFDKVFCVMDVDKHETLEKALQETKENRMKPIISKPCFEFWILLHFEYCHNKPFYGSEWLVSEVKKKYCRDYSKGDYSKDKFRKLIEERSGNKARLTIAVEHAEKIEKKFKKEFKLLEIDLEKDLKNFNSYTNMHVLIKELNLFKQKTEN
- a CDS encoding AAA family ATPase, translated to MLISFRLKNFCSFEEEQTLLMSANSQPDERERYTFVTDTHKKERLLKTTAIYGANASGKTNFVGALYIMREIVLESARNNSDTPLSFDPSIFKNNEPTEFEVTFIQENIKYQYGFAYCKERILEEWLFAYPKGREQCWFQRIYQEKSQKYEWKIGNNLKKGTLLQQATRDNALFLSIGDQNNNSQLQKVYAWFSHKLKFMSMKGFDPEFSIEQCLEGKEESKQRILQWLKSADIGIKDIKIKTVNTEKLKESFEKEKEKDALIKHFFEQFVNEKKEIKQANFLHANENGQQAFLPLGKESNGTQKLFAFLGPMMDSFEKGNILVVDEIDAGLHPLLCERIIDYFHSSFNANNAQLIFNTHATSLLRKNIFRKDQIWFCEKQYSATKLYPLSDFFIRKETRDIEKLYLEGRFGAIPYLDMILEQFDGQ